TCCCAAGCTGCTAAAGATGCCATGTCGCAGATTCTGATTAACTCGCGGATGTGTGCACAGGGGCGCCGTCCATTGTGTCAGGACACAGGCATTGTCACGGTATTCGTTAAAGTTGGTATGCAGATTCGTTGGGAAGGTGATATGACCCTCAACGATATGATCAATGAAGGGGTTCGCCGGGCTTATAAACATCCAGATAATGTACTGCGTTTCTCTATTCTGGAAGATCCAGCTGGCGCACGTAAAAATACCAAGGACAACACACCAGCCGTCATTCACACCGAAATGGTTGCTGGCGATAAGTTAGATATTCAGATTGCTGCCAAAGGTGGTGGTTCTGAAAACAAATCGAAAATGGCCATGCTTAACCCATCCGATTCGATTGTTGATTGGGTATTAAAAACTGTACCCACGATGGGCGCGGGTTGGTGTCCACCGGGCATGTTGGGTATAGGTATTGGCGGTACTGCAGAAAAAGCCGCAGTAATGGCTAAAGAATCCTTAATGGGTCATATCGATATTCAGGAATTAAAGGAGCGTGGGCCGCAAAACCGTGCCGAAGAGCTTCGTTTAGAGCTGTTTGAAAAGGTAAACCAACTGGGCATTGGTGCTCAAGGTCTCGGCGGTTTAACCACCGTGCTTGATGTGAAAATTATGGATTACCCAACCCATGCCGCTTCTTTACCTGTTTGCATGATTCCTAACTGTGCTGCTACTCGTCATGCGCATTTCACTCTGGATGGCTCAGGTCCTTCATTACAAAAGCAGCCTAATCTGGATGACTGGCCAGTAATTGAGCAAGAAGAAGGTGAAGGTGTACGCAGAGTTAACCTTGATCAAGTAACTCCAGAAGATGTTCAGGACTGGCAGCCAGGCGAGACCGTTTTATTATCCGGTAAAATGCTCACCGGCCGTGATGCGGCACATAAGCGTCTGGTCGACATGCTCAATAAAGGCGAAGAATTACCGGTCGATTTAAAAGGCCGCTTTATTTATTACGTGGGTCCGGTCGACCCGGTTCGTGATGAAGTTGTCGGCCCGGCAGGTCCAACTACATCCACTCGAATGGATAAGTTCACCGAACAAGTTCTGGATCAAACCGGTTTGCTTGGCATGATCGGTAAGGCTGAACGTGGCCCAATCGCAATTGAAGCTATTAAAAAGCACAAGGCGGTGTATTTAATGGCGGTGGGTGGTGCGGCTTACCTAGTATCCAAGGCGATTGTGGGTAGTAAAACCATGGCCTTCCCGGAGCTGGGTATGGAAGCGATTTATGAATTTGAAGTAAAGGACATGCCAGTAACCGTAGCGGTAGATTCCAAAGGTACTTCAGTGCACCAGACCGGCCCGGCAATCTGGAAAGAAAAGATTGCAGCTCAGGTGCTGGAAGTTAAGTAAATTATTTCTACCAGTAAAGAGCGCGGTATTTCATCGTGCTCTTTGTTTTTTTGATTAAATTAAATTTTCACCAGTCATCAAAGTTGGGTCTGGTTCATTGGAAAATTCTCCTGAATTGACACCAATTTTATTTGCTTCAACAAATCTATCAACTACATCAAATAAGGTTGTATAAATGGGTTTTGTTGAAGGTGACCAAATAACGATAGATATATCGAGGTGAACAATTATTAGCTTAAAGCTATTGATGTGTAGTGACTTTTTTGATCGGGTGATCCAGAACTCGCACTTCATAAGTTGATTTATTGATACAGGCATACTTCCAAACATTATTTTAGTTTGCCCTAAAGAATCTTGTACGCCTCTTAGAGTGAATGTAGATTCATTTTCTAAACGTTGGTTTTGCTCAAAAATTTGATCATCTGATACTCTTGCCATGCTTCTGTATTCAGTCATTAGCAGGTCAAAATATAGGAAGTATTGTTCAATAGTAAGGTTGTTGAAATTTTTTAAATTAGACCATTTAATTTCTTTTCCTGCATCCAATATATTTTTTAGTGAAGATGCCATCCCAAAGCATGTTTTGAAAGCAACTGCGTTATGCTTATCAATCTGAGCTCTTAATACGTTGTCATAAATCCTTGACCAACCAGCGCTTGTCATCCTGGGGTCTCGTTTTATCAACTGCAAATATGCGGTTTTCGCCATCGCTTTTACGGGATCTAACCCAGACTTATACTTAGTTTTGGGACGCACAGATATTTTTTTTTCGCTATCCATAGCTAGATTCTTTTATCTTAAATGCAACAAGTTTAGCTT
Above is a genomic segment from Pelagibaculum spongiae containing:
- a CDS encoding fumarate hydratase — encoded protein: MTIIRQEDLIDSVADALQFISYFHPKDFIDAVYQAWQKEESQAAKDAMSQILINSRMCAQGRRPLCQDTGIVTVFVKVGMQIRWEGDMTLNDMINEGVRRAYKHPDNVLRFSILEDPAGARKNTKDNTPAVIHTEMVAGDKLDIQIAAKGGGSENKSKMAMLNPSDSIVDWVLKTVPTMGAGWCPPGMLGIGIGGTAEKAAVMAKESLMGHIDIQELKERGPQNRAEELRLELFEKVNQLGIGAQGLGGLTTVLDVKIMDYPTHAASLPVCMIPNCAATRHAHFTLDGSGPSLQKQPNLDDWPVIEQEEGEGVRRVNLDQVTPEDVQDWQPGETVLLSGKMLTGRDAAHKRLVDMLNKGEELPVDLKGRFIYYVGPVDPVRDEVVGPAGPTTSTRMDKFTEQVLDQTGLLGMIGKAERGPIAIEAIKKHKAVYLMAVGGAAYLVSKAIVGSKTMAFPELGMEAIYEFEVKDMPVTVAVDSKGTSVHQTGPAIWKEKIAAQVLEVK